The following coding sequences are from one Lolium rigidum isolate FL_2022 chromosome 6, APGP_CSIRO_Lrig_0.1, whole genome shotgun sequence window:
- the LOC124668342 gene encoding UDP-glycosyltransferase 87A1-like, with the protein MASMAAARHVVALPYPGRGHINPMLVVCRQLVAADGALTVTVVVTEEWHGLLASAGVPPTLPSSIRLATIPNVIPSEHGRGADHAGFIEAVCFRMGETVEQLLDRLERRPLAVVADTYLPWALTACGRRGIPVCSLWTQPATFFLALYNLDLWPPVDGRHSDEELSIRSLEEYVPVACLSSVRLSDLKIFRAWERPMKIAAELFGNVRKAQCVLFTSFLELEPCAINAAAESLPCPVYPIGPSVPSMPLNGDNKIHDEEQRKWLDAQPENSVVYVSFGSFVAMPPSQFEEIAMGLRDSGVRFFWVARDRAAVLRQTCGDKGLAVPWCEQQKVLCHPSVGGFLSHCGWNSVLEAVCAGVPLLGFPVSWDQLVNARMVADDWKVGIDLREQRGEDGTVGRAAISAAVRKLMDFDSGVGQEMRRRAAQLRQVSRSTVQEGGSSHRSLNGFLQDLVEWKVDATETC; encoded by the exons ATGGCATCGATGGCGGCAGCTCGGCACGTGGTCGCGCTGCCGTACCCGGGGCGCGGCCACATCAACCCCATGCTCGTCGTGTGCCGCCAGCTCGTGGCTGCGGACGGCGCCCTCACCGTCACCGTCGTCGTCACGGAGGAGTGGCACGGGCTTCTGGCGTCCGCCGGGGTGCCCCCCACGCTGCCGAGCAGCATCCGCCTCGCCACCATCCCCAACGTCATCCCCTCCGAGCACGGCCGTGGTGCCGACCACGCCGGCTTCATCGAGGCCGTGTGTTTCAGGATGGGGGAAACCGTCGAGCAGCTCCTCGATCGGCTGGAGCGGAGGCCGTTGGCTGTGGTGGCCGATACCTACCTGCCGTGGGCGCTAACGGCCTGCGGGCGGCGCGGGATACCGGTGTGCTCGCTTTGGACTCAGCCGGCCACGTTCTTCTTGGCGCTCTACAATTTGGACCTGTGGCCGCCGGTGGACGGCCGGCACTCCGACGAAG AACTAAGCATCAGGTCTCTGGAGGAGTATGTCCCGGTCGCGTGTCTCTCGTCGGTAAGACTGTCTGATCTCAAGATCTTCCGCGCGTGGGAGCGCCCAATGAAAATAGCAGCGGAGCTGTTCGGCAACGTGCGCAAAGCGCAGTGTGTCCTCTTCACCTCCTTCCTCGAGCTTGAACCCTGCGCCATCAACGCAGCAGCAGAGTCGCTCCCATGCCCCGTGTATCCAATCGGCCCTTCGGTCCCGTCCATGCCGCTCAACGGCGACAACAAGATCCACGACGAGGAGCAGCGTAAGTGGCTGGACGCGCAGCCGGAGAACTCGGTGGTGTACGTCTCGTTTGGCAGCTTCGTCGCCATGCCGCCCTCGCAGTTCGAGGAGATCGCCATGGGGCTGCGCGACAGCGGCGTCAGGTTCTTCTGGGTCGCCCGGGACAGGGCCGCCGTTCTGCGGCAGACGTGCGGCGACAAGGGGTTGGCGGTGCCATGGTGCGAGCAGCAGAAGGTGCTGTGCCACCCCTCCGTCGGCGGCTTCCTCAgccactgcgggtggaactcggTGCTGGAGGCCGTCTGCGCCGGGGTGCCATTGCTCGGCTTCCCTGTTTCGTGGGATCAGCTGGTGAATGCGCGGATGGTCGCCGACGACTGGAAGGTCGGCATCGACCTGAGGGAGCAGAGAGGCGAGGATGGTACCGTGGGCAGGGCCGCCATCTCTGCTGCCGTGAGGAAGCTCATGGATTTCGACAGTGGCGTTGGGCAGGAGATGAGGAGAAGAGCTGCACAACTGCGCCAGGTTTCTCGGAGCACGGTCCAGGAAGGCGGCTCGTCGCATCGTTCTTTGAACGGTTTCTTGCAGGATCTCGTGGAGTGGAAAGTGGATGCAACGGAAACTTgctga